CGGCGCGGCTAATGGCGCATTGGCAAACCATCGGTTTTGCTCATGGTGTGATGAATACCGACAATATGTCGATACTTGGCATTACCATGGATTATGGCCCATTCGGCTTTCTTGATGATTATGTACCCGATTATATCTGTAACCACTCCGATCATCAGGGGCGTTATGCTTTCGATAATCAGCCAGCGGTTGCGCTATGGAATTTGCACCGGCTGGGGCAAGCCCTGTCTGGTTTGCTCTCAACGGCGCAATTACAACAGGCGCTGGAAGCTTATGAGCCAGAATTAATGGCGGCTTACGGTCAGCAAATGCGCGCTAAATTAGGATTTTCCGACAGTGATAGTCAGGATAATGACTTATTGACCGGGTTATTAAGTTTGATGATCAAAGAAGGGCGCGATTATACCCGTACCTTCCGCTTGTTAAGTGAAGTGGAAACACATTCCGCGTTATCGCCGTTACGAGATGACTTTATCGACAGAGCCGCTTTCGACAGTTGGTATAGTCGTTATCGGGCACGTTTGCAGCAAGAGCAAATTGATGATGCGCAGCGTCAGCAAGCCATGAGAGCGGTGAATCCTAAATATATATTACGCAATTATTTGGCGCAGCTTGCCATCGATCAGGCAGAAAAAGATGATATTCAGCCCTTACAGCGTTTACATCAGGCTTTGCAGCAGCCTTTTGCTGAACAACCTGAACTCAATGACTTAGCCGCATTGCCACCGGACTGGGGGAAACATCTGGAAATTTCTTGCTCCAGTTAATCAGTATGAGGGGCGGGGATTGTGCCCCCGCCGCCATCACTCTTAAGGGCAGCTTCACATTAGTTTGATTCAGCCGCCGCACGCAGTTGCTTAAGAACATCAGGGGTCTGTAAACCAAACCCCAACAAGGCAATGTCATCAAGCACTAGCAGCCGTTTTTGTTTCCCCGCGGGGGTGAGATCAAGCCCCGGCAACCGCCAGACATTCTCTACCCCCTTGAGTGATGCCACACCATGTGTAGTCACGATGAGTAAATCAGGGGCACTGTCGATAATCCCTTCTTGTGATAGCGGACGATAACCGCTGAATTCCTTAATTGCATTTTTAAGCCCCGATGCCTTGAACATGCTATCGGCTGCGGTATCTAAACCCGCCGCCAACGGGGGAATTCCGGCATGAATCATGACAAACAATGCTTTCACCGGTAGCGGGCTTGATACCACAGTGTCCAACTGTTGCTGGTAATGTTGTATCAACTGCTGGCCTTTCTCTTCTTGACTGACAGTAGCGGCAATCAACCGTATCTTATCTATCACGCCTTGCGGCGATTTATCGGCGGGGACATAGATAAGCTTGACTCCGTACTCCATCACTTGTTTCAGCACCCTTGATGGCTCGGCGCGCTCACTGCTCAAAATCAAGGTAGGTTTTAAAGCAAGAATACCTTCAGCATTGAGCAGGCGCATATAACCCACATCGGGTAGCGCTTTCAATGCATCAGGAGTCAGGCTGGTGCTATCTCGGCCCACAATAAGGTCACCGGCACCGAGTGCATAAGTGATTTCAGAGACATCGCCGCCAATGGTCACAATACGTGGTGTGGCAATACCATTCATTGAAATAACAAATGACAGTGAAATGATAAATCTAAGTGCCGCGCGCCATTTATTCATGCGGCACGCCTATTGGGGTCAATTCAGCCAGTTGTTGATGCCATTGAGTTTGCTCTGGCTGGCCTTCGCTGCGTTGACCAAAAATTTGCAAGATATGCTTCCCATGCTCATCGAGCAACTCCAGGCTTGAGACAAAGCCATCTTTGGTCGGTTTACGTGTCACCCAACTTTCTGCAATAGCCTGTTGGTTTAGCTGTAAATCAAATCGAGAATTGCTTACGTTAACCCACTGATCACCCGCGGATTGATGCTCTTCCCGGGCTGAGAATTGTTCAATAGCACCGGTGAATATCTGCATGCATCCACTGTTACCGACGAACAGCATAATTTCATTCAGACCCGCTTGTGCCGCCTTAAGTATGTGTATTACAGCTTGATTATCGACTTGATACGCCAGATCATCGCCAACCGCGCGGAAGGCTTGTTGTCGGCTAATGTTATGGCGTTTCAGTAACATAAAAAATTGATGAATATCATTCATTTTGCGCCATTCAGTATCAATGATGGCGCTGTCGATAGCTGATTC
The sequence above is drawn from the Yersinia enterocolitica subsp. enterocolitica genome and encodes:
- a CDS encoding protein adenylyltransferase SelO, encoding MSSLNITAANEGSGAELDNSPQFSNSYGQQLSGFYTHLPPTPLKGARLLYHSEPLARELELDTSWFSDPKAAVWAGEMLLPGMEPLAQVYSGHQFGQWAGQLGDGRGILLGEQKLSDGRHMDWHLKGAGLTPYSRMGDGRAVLRSVVREFLASEALHHLGVPTSRALTIVTSDHPVYREQAERGAMLLRVAESHVRFGHFEHFYYRQQPAQVKQLADYVIARHWPQWVGLEECYLLWFTDVVKRTARLMAHWQTIGFAHGVMNTDNMSILGITMDYGPFGFLDDYVPDYICNHSDHQGRYAFDNQPAVALWNLHRLGQALSGLLSTAQLQQALEAYEPELMAAYGQQMRAKLGFSDSDSQDNDLLTGLLSLMIKEGRDYTRTFRLLSEVETHSALSPLRDDFIDRAAFDSWYSRYRARLQQEQIDDAQRQQAMRAVNPKYILRNYLAQLAIDQAEKDDIQPLQRLHQALQQPFAEQPELNDLAALPPDWGKHLEISCSS
- a CDS encoding hemin-degrading factor gives rise to the protein MEMTLSQQYLNTKQVHPELSSKDLAQTLNISEAELAYVRVGEDAERLDISATTLLTELETVGVTCSVTSNPYARHQLMGEYKNLRLHGHLGLLLNPRALDLRLFFRHWNAVFSMYETTAQGEQLSIQCFDFQGNAIHQIYCTKETNQAAWQALIAKYRITDNPRLELKHLDEQPNAESAIDSAIIDTEWRKMNDIHQFFMLLKRHNISRQQAFRAVGDDLAYQVDNQAVIHILKAAQAGLNEIMLFVGNSGCMQIFTGAIEQFSAREEHQSAGDQWVNVSNSRFDLQLNQQAIAESWVTRKPTKDGFVSSLELLDEHGKHILQIFGQRSEGQPEQTQWHQQLAELTPIGVPHE
- a CDS encoding heme/hemin ABC transporter substrate-binding protein — translated: MNKWRAALRFIISLSFVISMNGIATPRIVTIGGDVSEITYALGAGDLIVGRDSTSLTPDALKALPDVGYMRLLNAEGILALKPTLILSSERAEPSRVLKQVMEYGVKLIYVPADKSPQGVIDKIRLIAATVSQEEKGQQLIQHYQQQLDTVVSSPLPVKALFVMIHAGIPPLAAGLDTAADSMFKASGLKNAIKEFSGYRPLSQEGIIDSAPDLLIVTTHGVASLKGVENVWRLPGLDLTPAGKQKRLLVLDDIALLGFGLQTPDVLKQLRAAAESN